In a genomic window of Bicyclus anynana chromosome 5, ilBicAnyn1.1, whole genome shotgun sequence:
- the LOC112054270 gene encoding DNA polymerase eta — protein sequence MDHENRVVVLIDMDCFYCQVEEKLNPDFKGKPIAVVQYNPWKGGGIIAVNYVARAMGVTRHMRGDEAKEKCPEIQLPSVPCQRGKADITKYRDAGKDVAKILQKFTPLLERASIDEAYLDITSPVQKRLETLNIQALSSDMMPHTFALGYDSMEEFVSEVHACGSDSIEFDYEHAKKLLVGALIVSEIRAAVFNETGYTCSAGIAHNKILAKLVCGMNKPNKQTVLPKHSVDILYKTLSIKKVKHLGGKFGDAVCEVLRIKTMAELQHFTEKELQAKFDEKNGTWLYNIARGTDLEPVQARFNPKSIGCCKQLRGKAALLDLDSLKKWLKDLGDEIEDRLEKDALENNRTPKQMVVSFSLQVDGRDISSSRSYNFTSEDDLCGETFSNKALELVMDSSEGCKTKDGETNRRLKAPFKFLGISVGKFEDNNETKKTKTINDYFSAGSSKDIHTSNESSTKMKNIPKNNEGKNYVLQKFLNSGKGSQKVDIRKEEEKLGNAGVIEATLDRQESFFAKYLNKYNNTNTNQLQESDVNKEKSHINVNSCNNIVHSIDNVEGNSNLKLNSTDNEAMNVVNNSNTIECKVIPCGDDSNDTNYSSSTINDEINKSIALFEEDPEEIVRVSNMRELLNKKEETLENDVTHKNYERNTVEPQPTRLSPLLPKPKDVSIINCSECGKPIPVNKLDEHADYHLALKLREEERNEVRKEREINAVKDLDNKEKHHKKKPISEEMNNKNETLTSITSFLTKIDNGVPTRICSECGKKIVVEKFLEHQDFHEAQKLSRELNKRTAFPHTSVTSTSSSKRKRKPGSPTKKPKMQCKSIDLFFR from the exons ATGGATCATGAAAACCGGGTAGTGGTACTGATTGATATGGACTGTTTTTATTGCCAAGTGGAAGAAAAACTGAACCCTGATTTTAAAGGAAAACCTATTGCTGTGGTGCAATATAACCCATGGAAAGGAGGAGG GATTATTGCAGTGAACTATGTAGCAAGAGCTATGGGAGTAACCCGACACATGCGGGGGGATGAAGCCAAGGAGAAGTGCCCTGAGATACAGCTGCCATCAGTACCCTGCCAGAGAGGGAAAGCAGATATCACAAA ATACAGGGATGCTGGTAAAGATGTAGCAAAAATACTTCAGAAATTCACACCTCTGCTGGAAAGAGCGTCTATTGATGAAGCATATCTTGACATTACATCGCCT GTACAAAAAAGACTTGAAACATTAAATATACAAGCACTAAGTAGTGACATGATGCCTCATACATTTGCCCTGGGCTACGACAGTATGGAGGAGTTTGTATCAGAAGTGCACGCATGCGGCTCAGACTCTATTGAATTTGATTATGAACATGCCAAGAAACTGCTTGTGGGGGCTCTGATAGTTAGTGAGATTAGAGCTGCAGTGTTTAATGAAACAG GTTACACCTGTTCAGCCGGAATAGCCCACAACAAGATTTTAGCAAAGCTGGTGTGCGGCATGAACAAGCCCAACAAACAAACTGTGTTGCCGAAACACTCTGTCGACATTTTATACAA AACTTTATCAATAAAGAAAGTGAAACATTTAGGAGGGAAGTTTGGCGACGCTGTGTGCGAAGTGCTGAGAATCAAAACCATGGCGGAATTACAACATTTTACTGAAAAAGAGCTCCAAGCCAAATTCGATGAAAAAAACGG TACTTGGCTGTACAACATTGCACGTGGAACCGATCTAGAACCGGTACAAGCACGATTCAATCCCAAAAGCATTGGCTGCTGCAAACAACTTAGAGGCAAAGCAGCACTTCTAGACTTGGATAGCTTAAAGAAGTGGTTGAAAGACTTGGGAGACGAAATCGAGGACCGATTGGAAAAGGATGCGCTGGAAAATAATAGAACCCCGAAGCAAATGGTTGTAAGCTTTTCCTTGCAAGTTGATGGCAGAGACATCAGTAGTTCAAGGTCGTATAATTTCACATCTGAAGATGACCTGTGCGGTGAAACTTTTTCGAATAAAGCGTTGGAATTGGTTATGGATAGCTCTGAAGGGTGCAAAACAAAAG ATGGTGAAACTAACAGAAGATTAAAAGCTCCTTTCAAATTTCTAGGCATTAGCGTCGGCAAATTTGAGGACAATAACGaaacaaagaaaactaaaacaatTAATGACTATTTTTCAGCTGGTTCCTCGAAAGATATACATACTTCTAATGAAAGTAgtactaaaatgaaaaatattcctAAAAATAATGAAGGCAAAAACTATGTTctgcaaaaatttttaaatagcgGGAAAGGTTCCCAAAAAGTTGATATTAGAAAGGAAGAAGAGAAACTAGGTAATGCGGGAGTCATAGAAGCAACTCTGGATCGACAAGAATCATTCTTCGCTAAATATCTCAACAAATATAATAACACAAACACAAATCAATTACAAGAATCTGATGTCAATAAAGAAAAATctcatataaatgtaaatagttgTAATAATATAGTACATTCTATAGATAATGTGGAAGGTAACTCTAATCTTAAACTTAATTCTACTGATAATGAAGCTATGAATGTAGTTAATAATTCGAATACAATAGAATGTAAAGTTATTCCTTGTGGCGATGACAGCAATGATACAAATTATTCTAGTTCGACAATTAAtgacgaaataaataaaagtattgctCTTTTTGAAGAAGACCCAGAAGAAATCGTTCGTGTCAGTAATATGAGAGAACTACTGAATAAAAAAGAAGAGACATTAGAAAATGACGTAACACACAAAAATTATGAAAGAAATACAGTTGAACCGCAACCGACACGTCTATCACCCTTGCTGCCTAAACCCAAAGATGTTAGCATTATAAATTGCTCTGAATGTGGAAAACCAATACCTGTAAATAAATTAGATGAACATGCTGATTATCATTTAGCGTTAAAGTTAAGAGAGGAAGAGAGAAATGAAGTGCGTAAAGAAAGAGAAATTAATGCTGTAAAAGATCTGGACAACAAAGAAAAACACCATAAAAAGAAACCAATTTCGGAAGAAATGAACAATAAAAATGAGACACTGACATcaattacaagttttttaaCAAAGATAGACAATGGAGTACCCACAAGAATTTGTTCAGAATGTGGAAAGAAAATTGTTGTAGAAAAGTTTTTAGAACATCAAGATTTTCATGAAGCCCAAAAGTTAAGTAGAGAGTTAAATAAGAGAACAGCTTTTCCTCATACAAGTGTAACAAGTACGAGTAGTAGTAAAAGGAAGAGGAAACCTGGTTCACCAACCAAGAAGCCTAAAATGCAATGCAAGTCAATAGATCTGTTTTTTCGGTAA
- the LOC112054272 gene encoding 60S ribosomal protein L10 yields MGRRPARCYRYCKNKPYPKSRFCRGVPDPKIRIFDLGKKKAAVDDFPLCVHLVSDEYEQLSSEALEAGRICCNKYLVKNCGKDQFHIRIRLHPFHVIRINKMLSCAGADRLQTGMRGAFGKPQGTVARVRIGQPIMSVRSSDRWKAQVIEALRRAKFKFPGRQKIYVSKRWGFTKYDRDEYEKLRDDGRLANDGCNVRYRPEHGPLDTWRKVQTELHNV; encoded by the exons ATGGGGCGCCGACCAGCGAGATG CTATCGGTACTGTAAAAACAAACCGTACCCAAAATCGCGGTTCTGCCGTGGTGTGCCTGATCCAAAGATTCGCATCTTCGATTTGGGCAAAAAGAAAGCAGCCGTGGACGACTTCCCACTATGCGTGCACTTGGTGTCCGACGAGTATGAACAGCTCAGCTCTGAAGCCCTGGAGGCCGGGCGCATTTGCTGCAACAAATACTTGGTGAAGAACTGCGGCAAAGACCAGTTCCACATCCGCATAAGGTTGCATCCATTCCACGTTATCCGCATCAACAAAATGTTGTCATGCGCTGGGGCTGATAG GCTCCAGACTGGGATGAGAGGTGCGTTTGGCAAGCCACAAGGCACGGTAGCCCGTGTGCGCATCGGCCAGCCCATCATGTCCGTGCGCTCCAGTGACAGGTGGAAGGCGCAGGTCATTGAGGCTCTGCGTCGTGCCAAGTTCAAGTTCCCTGGTCGTCAGAAG ATCTATGTATCCAAGAGATGGGGCTTCACAAAGTACGACCGCGACGAGTATGAGAAGTTGCGTGACGACGGACGCCTCGCCAACGACGGCTGCAACGTGCGCTACCGGCCCGAGCACGGCCCGCTCGACACCTGGCGCAAGGTGCAGACCGAGCTGCACAATGTGTAG